The DNA window GTTGCTCGTCTCACGGGCGTGCGTCCGCCCGGTGCGCACCCCGCCGAAATGGCTGCTGAACGACGCGCGAACCGCCTCGGGGTCACGCGCCGGGTGCGCGATGCCGTTGCCGGGCCGCTCGTCGCCGCTCGGCTCGTCATCGTCAGCTGCGCCGGGCACCAGCCGGGCCCCGGGCGTGCGGACCGGCAAACCGTGCTCGGCGGTGCGCGCCTCGACGGGCTTGTCCTCGGCCTCGGCGGCCAGCGACCAGCCGCGGTCCCATACGGACTGCCAGTCCAGGTCGGGGCTGTTGACCAGGTCGTGCGGGTCGCCCAGCATCTCCGAGAGCATCCGCCGGTAGATCACGTCGTCGGCCGGGCCGGCCTGGGACGCGGGACTGTCGACCGCTGGTGTGGTGCGCTCACGCAGCTCCCTGGAGCGGGCCGCGAAGAACGCCGAGGTGTCCGACACGCCCGGGGCCTCCGGGGGTTTCGGGGTTTCGGGGGTTTTCGGGGTTTCGGGGGCTTTCGGGGTTTCGGGGGCTTTCGGGGTTTCGGGGGCTTTCGGGGTTTCCGGCTGGGCCCGCGCGCCGCCCTCCCACCACGGGTTGGCCAGCTCGCGGCGGCCGCGCCTGGGCTGTTCCGGCGCCGGCGGGGCGGGGACGTCGGTGATGCCGCTCGAGCCCGGGTTGCGACGCGGCAACAACGTCACCGGGGGCCCGGACCCGTTGCGGGGCGCCGGCTCGGGCTCGGGCTCGGGCTCCGCCTGCGGGCCGGTCGGTTCGGCGCCCGTCGCGGACACCGGCGGCGCCCACGACCCGGCCGTCTCCACGGGGGCCGGCGCCGCACCGTCGAGCACGGTCGGCGGCAGGTAGATCTCGGCCGTCGTGCCGGATCCGGCTTCCTGGCCCGCCGGGCCCCGCAGCCCGACCCGGATGCCGTGCCGGGCGGCGATCCGGCCCACCACGAACAGCCCCATGTGCCGGGCATTGTCGGGAGTGGGGTCGGGGGTGACGTCGCCGCCCTCTTGCAGCCTGGTGTTGGCGATGCGCCGGTCGGCGTCGCTCATGCCCAGGCCCGCGTCGGCGATCCGCAGCAGCACGCCGCCGTCGCCGCCGGGCGTGCCGGAGACCCGGACCGGCGTCGTCGGCGGGGAGTAGCTCAGCGCGTTGTCGATCAGCTCGGCGAACAGGTGGATGACCCCGCCGGCCACCGCACCGACCAGCGCGCAGTCGGGCAGCCCGAGGATCTCGACCCGGCGGTAGTCCTCCACTTCGGACACCGCGGCGTTGACCACCGTCGACAGCGGCACCGGTTCGCGCTGGTCGCGGGCGAGCTGCGCACCGGCAAGCACCAGCAGGTTGGCGCTGTTGCGGCGTAGCCGGGCCGCCAGGTGATCCAGCCGGAACAGGCTGTCCAGGCGTTCGGGATCCCGCTCGTCGCGCTCCAGCCGGTCGATCAGCGACAGCTGCTGGTCGACCAGGGAACGGCTGCGCCGCGACATGGTCTCGAACATGTCGTTGACCAGCAACCGCAGCCGCGCCTCGTCGCCGGCGAGCAGCAGCGCCCGGGTGTGCAGCTCGTCGACCGCGTGGGCGACCTGGCCGATCTCCTC is part of the Mycobacterium sp. HUMS_12744610 genome and encodes:
- a CDS encoding sensor histidine kinase, whose protein sequence is MTMFTRPAHLAAAAPSGPAPTPAPGGHRAKRPPAWSPGNWPVRAKVLAIVLVPLMLATVFGALRVHGEMANSGELKLAAARADVLPAVAKYMSAMDVALLAGSTERDVEGAKKNYEARKYELQQRLADTDVTPDVRSGVDTLLNAGQALLDKVADNSIGLRERITTYAPILLTAEDVINASVRVDDQRIRTETQGLSRAVGARGQMTMQKILVTRGADLPEPALRTSMITLAGTEPSTLFGMSQVLGVGSPDAKALQQQMVTRMAIMSDPASVLVDNPDLLRSIQTTDDLAGQIIDGTTAAITKSVRAQAAERHDAAVLDAVLVAAAIVIALIVVLLVARALVVPLRVLRDGALKVAHTDLEEEVARVKAGGAEPVPQPLPVYTTEEIGQVAHAVDELHTRALLLAGDEARLRLLVNDMFETMSRRSRSLVDQQLSLIDRLERDERDPERLDSLFRLDHLAARLRRNSANLLVLAGAQLARDQREPVPLSTVVNAAVSEVEDYRRVEILGLPDCALVGAVAGGVIHLFAELIDNALSYSPPTTPVRVSGTPGGDGGVLLRIADAGLGMSDADRRIANTRLQEGGDVTPDPTPDNARHMGLFVVGRIAARHGIRVGLRGPAGQEAGSGTTAEIYLPPTVLDGAAPAPVETAGSWAPPVSATGAEPTGPQAEPEPEPEPAPRNGSGPPVTLLPRRNPGSSGITDVPAPPAPEQPRRGRRELANPWWEGGARAQPETPKAPETPKAPETPKAPETPKTPETPKPPEAPGVSDTSAFFAARSRELRERTTPAVDSPASQAGPADDVIYRRMLSEMLGDPHDLVNSPDLDWQSVWDRGWSLAAEAEDKPVEARTAEHGLPVRTPGARLVPGAADDDEPSGDERPGNGIAHPARDPEAVRASFSSHFGGVRTGRTHARETSNGTDQP